A window of Aricia agestis chromosome 3, ilAriAges1.1, whole genome shotgun sequence contains these coding sequences:
- the LOC121725391 gene encoding protein ANTAGONIST OF LIKE HETEROCHROMATIN PROTEIN 1-like, protein MINVKRISVAYILYKRRNKKTRVHVDPFLENRLLAGAFVTHFGKLQNNERKFKNYFRMSIRSFDELLCKIENKLQKSSLRRITIQPIERLAITLRYLATGNTFTDLHYSYMIGIATISEIVRQVCYIIWIELKSECIPQLNGIKWKEIAEGFLTYTNFPNCLGAIDGKHIRVIRPPHSGSLYFNYKKYYSVVLLAMCDADYNFTYINVGTSGSNADSTIFRRSQLYTKLESNTLGIPDPQELPIICPEVAYPSSVRAKLPFVIVGDEAFGLSSHVMRPYARDNLPYKKKIFNYRLSRARRYIECTFGIMSNKFRIFHRSMTVKLDLAQLIVKAACVLHNFIRKRDGYMVSHTFVTNGFTGPLPRQQTESSNTSASNIRDIFADYFINEGKVSWQHRYIIN, encoded by the exons ATGATCAATGTCAAAAGAATATCTGTCGCTTACATACTTTACAAACGACGAAACAAGAAGACAAGAGTACATGTTGATCCCTTTCTTGAAAATAGGCTTCTTGCTGGGGCGTTTGTTACACACTTtggaaaactacaaaataatgaacgtaaatttaaaaattactttcGAATGTCCATTCGTTCTTTTGATGAACTGTTGTGTAAAATTGAGAATAAGCTACAAAAAAGCAGTTTACGAAGGATTACAATACAACCGATTGAGAGGCTCGCTATTACATTAag aTATTTGGCAACTGGTAATACATTCACTGATCTACACTATTCCTATATGATTGGAATTGCAACAATTAGCGAAATAGTAAGACAAGTTTGTTACATAATATGGATTGAACTAAAGTCTGAATGTATTCCACAGCTTAATGGGATCAAATGGAAAGAAATCGCAGAGGGATTTCTCACATATACAAATTTTCCTAATTGCTTGGGTGCTATTGATGGAAAACATATAAGAGTGATTCGGCCGCCGCACAGTGGATcactatattttaattataagaaatattattcTGTAGTGCTCCTCGCAATGTGTGATGctgattataattttacatataTTAATGTCGGTACCAGTGGAAGCAACGCCGATTCAACCATCTTTAGAAGGAGTCAATTGTATACGAAACTGGAAAGTAACACGTTGGGTATCCCTGACCCGCAAGAGTTGCCTATTATTTGCCCCGAAGTAGCTTATCCATCTAGTGTAAGAGCAAAGTTGCCGTTCGTGATAGTGGGAGATGAGGCATTTGGTTTATCATCACATGTGATGCGGCCTTATGCTCGTGATAATTTAccttacaaaaagaaaatatttaattaccgtCTGTCCAGAGCTAGAAGGTACATAGAATGCACTTTTGGAATTATGTCAAATAAATTTAGAATATTTCACAGATCCATGACTGTCAAGTTAGATCTAGCACAATTAATAGTCAAGGCGGCATGTGTACTTCACAATTTCATAAGGAAACGGGATGGCTACATGGTCAGCCATACATTTGTCACAAATGGTTTTACGGGACCACTACCCAGGCAGCAGACTGAAAGTAGTAATACGTCGGCAAGTAATATCAGAGATATATTTGCAGATTACTTTATCAATGAAGGAAAAGTCTCCTGGCAACACcgatatataattaattaa